CATCCGCAGCAGGGCGATGGCGGAGATGTCGATGTGGATGGTGGTGTCGGTCTCCGGTAGCCGGTCGTGGACCCGGCGCAGCCAGGCGGCGACGGCCCGGCTCCCGACGCTGCCGATCCGCAGCTGCCGCTTCGCGGTGCTCGAGGACTCCTGGCGGGCGGCGGTGACCAGGGCGGCCAGGTCGGTGATGATCGGGCGGGCCCGGGAGAGCACCGAGTGGCCGAGGGCGGTGGGCTGACTGCCGGTCTGCTCGCGGGTGAACAGCGGCCCGCCGATGGTGCGTTCGATCCTGTGCAACTGGGTGGTGAGGGAGGGCTGGGTCATGCCGAGCTGCTGGGCGGCCTTCCGCACGCTGCCGGTGTCCGCGATCGCGCACAGCACCCGGAGGTGTCTCACGTCGAGCTCCACCGGGGGAGCATATCGGGATGGCAAACGAACGACAAGGACATGTCAAATTGTCGAATACCGGATTCCCGGTCTCGGCACCATGGGCCGGAGCTATCGCCGGTTGGCATCATCCGCTCACCCGTTCTGCTGAACGAAGCTCTGCGCATCAGAAGTTCACCCGCCGCTCCACGGTCACCGATCACCCCCAGAGCCGTGCAGCACGCGAACGGAGTCCCCCACGTGAAGCGCTCCATGATCTCCCTGTCGCTGACCATCGGCCTCGCCCTGGGCACCGGCCTGGCCGCCGTGCCCGCGTCCGCCGCGTCCGCCGACAGTGCTCCCCGCCAGCACTACACCGCGTCCTCCTACGCCGGGACGGCCGAGGAGGAGGCCGGCAACCAGGCCTTCTACGAGGCCGTGATGAAGTCCGCACTCGCCAAGCAGGCGGCGGCGCCCTTCCTGCAGACCGTCACCGTGACCTACGACGCCAGCAGCGCGCCGACGTTCCGCAACCAGATAGCCAGCAGCGCGCAGATCTGGAACGGCTCGGTGCGCAACGTCCAGCTCCGCTCCGGCACCAACGCCGACTTCCGGTACTACGAGGGCAACGACTCGCGCGGCTCCTACGCCAGCACCGACGGTCACGGCCGGGGCTACATCTTCCTGGACTACCGGCAGAACCAGCAGTACAACTCCGTCCGCGTGACGGCGCACGAGACCGGCCACGTGCTCGGCCTGCCGGACCACTACTCGGGCCCGTGCAGCGAGCTGATGTCCGGCGGCGGCCCCGGCACCTCCTGCACCAACGCGTACCCGAACACCACCGAGCGCAACCGCGTCAACTCGCTCTGGGTCAACGGCCTGAGCGCCAACGCCGGGGCCCTCGCCACGGTGCGCTGACCCCGCCCCGCCGGCACCGGAGCGCCTGACGCCGGTCGGTCCGGCCCCGAACGACCGGGGCCGGACCGACCGGCGTCGTGGCTGCCCGGATGATCAGGCCGGGCAGCCCGCGTCGGCGAGGACGAACCAGCCGGGAGCGGTCTGCGCCAGGGTGTGGGTGACGAAGGTGTTCCACAGGCCCAGGTTCTGGTTGGAGCCGTTGGCGTACGCGATGCCGCCGCTCTGGTGTGCCCGCCCGGCCGCCACATGGGCGTAGTTGCTGGCGGTGAAGCACTGGGGCCGGGAGCCGGTGGTGGTGGCCGTCACGGCGGCGGAGCGGGCCCCGGCGTTCCCGGCGGAGTCGACCGCGGCGACCGTGTAGCCGTAGGAGGTGGCGGCGGTCAGCCCGCTGTCGGTGAAGGAGGCCGAGCCGGCGCTGCCGGCCGCGGCGCCGTCGCGGTAGACGGTGTAGGAGGCGGCGCCGGACACGGCCGTCCAGGACAGCGAGACGGTGCTGTCGGTGCTGCCGGTGACGCCCAGGCCGGCCGGCGCGGGCAGCGAACCGGTGCCGCCGCCGGTGGGGGCACCGTCCAGGCCCCAGAACTTGGCCGTCCAGTAGCTGGAGCAGATGGTGGTGAGGAAGTACGCGCCGGTGCTGCCGCACTGGTCGGTGCCGGAGCCGGGGGCGATCGGCAGGCCGTGGCCCATCCCGGCCACCGAGTACAGCTCGACGGCCGGCTTGCCGGCGGTGTCGTTGTAGACGGACAGCGTGGTGCTGCCGGGCAGGGACTGGGTGCTGGAGGCGCTCTGCCCGATGCCCCAGACGTTGGTCCACTGGTCGCGCAGCTCGGTGGCGTTCACGGGGTAGACGGTGTAGTCGGAGGTGCCCTGCCAGATCGCGACCCGCGGCCACGGGCCGGTGTAACCGGGGTTGGCGCTCCGGACCTTGTCGCCCCACTGGGCCGGGGTGAGGTTCTGGTTGTTCTGCTGGCAGCCGGAGGCGGCGGTCAGCGTGGTGGCGCACTGGGCCGGCAGGCCGGAGTCGACGGCGCCGCCGGCGAACACGTCCGGGTACGCCGCGAGCAGGTCGGCGGTCATCCCGCCACCGGCCGACAGCCCGGTCACGAACACCCGGTGGGTGTCCGAACCGTACTGCGCGGTGGCGGTGTTCACCATCTGCACCACCGAGGCGGCCTCGCCCTTGCCCCGGGTGTTCTTCGTGGCGTCGAACCAGCTGAAGCAGGAGGAGCTGTTGTTCGCCGAGTTGGTCTGCGGGAAGACCACCGCGAAGCCCCACAGGTCGGCGTACTTCTGCCAACCCGAGTGCGTGAAGTAGTCGTTGGCGTTCTGCGTGCAACCGTGCAGGGCGACCACCAGCGGTGCGCCGGCGGGCAGGCCGGTCGGCGTGTACGCGTACATCGCCAGATTCCCGGGATTGGTACCGAAGTTGCTGACCTGCTGGAGGGTGCCGGCGGCCGCGGCCGGGCCGGTGGACGCGGTGGTGACCAGCCCGGTGGCGACGAGGCCCAGCACCGCGCCGAAGGTGACGCGGCGCAGGAGTCTGCGCAGGACGGAGGGACGCACGGGTACTCCTTGAGTGGGGTGGGGGAGGCGGCGTCCGCCGCGGTCCGCGGGGACCTCGGCGGTGGGGGCCGCCCACTCGGTTGCTGATGCCGGACGGTACGGCCCGGCGGGACGGGGCCGATACGTGGCAGCCGCACACACCGGCCGTTCGCGGATGGCAGGCGGCGCCATTGCCCGAGCGGCCGGCCGCGCCCGTCCTGCTGGTGTTCTTGGCGCGCCCCTGCCGGCGGTGCCCCGCTGTCCGGTGTCCCTTCGGGGCGCGC
The sequence above is a segment of the Kitasatospora sp. NBC_00240 genome. Coding sequences within it:
- a CDS encoding PHB depolymerase family esterase translates to MRPSVLRRLLRRVTFGAVLGLVATGLVTTASTGPAAAAGTLQQVSNFGTNPGNLAMYAYTPTGLPAGAPLVVALHGCTQNANDYFTHSGWQKYADLWGFAVVFPQTNSANNSSSCFSWFDATKNTRGKGEAASVVQMVNTATAQYGSDTHRVFVTGLSAGGGMTADLLAAYPDVFAGGAVDSGLPAQCATTLTAASGCQQNNQNLTPAQWGDKVRSANPGYTGPWPRVAIWQGTSDYTVYPVNATELRDQWTNVWGIGQSASSTQSLPGSTTLSVYNDTAGKPAVELYSVAGMGHGLPIAPGSGTDQCGSTGAYFLTTICSSYWTAKFWGLDGAPTGGGTGSLPAPAGLGVTGSTDSTVSLSWTAVSGAASYTVYRDGAAAGSAGSASFTDSGLTAATSYGYTVAAVDSAGNAGARSAAVTATTTGSRPQCFTASNYAHVAAGRAHQSGGIAYANGSNQNLGLWNTFVTHTLAQTAPGWFVLADAGCPA
- the snpA gene encoding snapalysin; the protein is MISLSLTIGLALGTGLAAVPASAASADSAPRQHYTASSYAGTAEEEAGNQAFYEAVMKSALAKQAAAPFLQTVTVTYDASSAPTFRNQIASSAQIWNGSVRNVQLRSGTNADFRYYEGNDSRGSYASTDGHGRGYIFLDYRQNQQYNSVRVTAHETGHVLGLPDHYSGPCSELMSGGGPGTSCTNAYPNTTERNRVNSLWVNGLSANAGALATVR